One genomic window of Thermus caldifontis includes the following:
- a CDS encoding phospho-N-acetylmuramoyl-pentapeptide-transferase yields the protein MALALLLSWFFTAAWIVFMRSLDLGKKVRADGPKTHLAKEGTPSMGGVAFLLAAFLAYWLLGRDGFFGLWLLGLGFALLGLLDDLGGSLARPLRAREKLAFQSLMALVFALWAVRQVAYTPWPILDVLLILLAVVGAANAFNFTDGLDGLLASVTALLLLPFYPYPFAQTLLGSLLGFLWHNAPRAKVFMGDTGSQALGGMVAGLFALTGKLWLLPLAAIVPVLEVLSVVIQVLYFRKTGRRLLRMSPLHHHLELSGWEEAKIVFRFAILTALATALAFVGGGA from the coding sequence ATGGCCCTAGCCCTCCTCCTCTCCTGGTTCTTCACGGCAGCTTGGATTGTATTCATGAGAAGCCTGGACCTGGGCAAAAAGGTGCGTGCCGATGGTCCAAAGACTCACCTGGCCAAGGAGGGTACCCCCAGCATGGGAGGGGTAGCCTTCCTCCTGGCCGCCTTTCTGGCCTACTGGCTTCTGGGAAGGGATGGGTTCTTTGGCCTTTGGCTTTTGGGTTTGGGCTTCGCCCTTCTCGGACTGCTGGACGACCTAGGGGGAAGCCTGGCCCGCCCCCTAAGGGCGCGGGAAAAGCTGGCCTTCCAAAGCCTCATGGCCCTGGTCTTCGCCCTTTGGGCGGTGCGGCAGGTGGCCTACACCCCTTGGCCCATCCTGGACGTGCTCCTCATCCTCCTGGCCGTGGTGGGTGCAGCCAACGCCTTCAACTTCACCGATGGCCTGGACGGGCTCTTGGCCAGCGTCACCGCCCTCCTCCTCCTTCCCTTCTACCCCTATCCTTTCGCCCAAACCCTCCTGGGGAGCCTCTTGGGCTTCCTCTGGCACAACGCCCCAAGGGCCAAGGTCTTCATGGGGGACACGGGAAGCCAGGCCCTGGGGGGGATGGTGGCGGGGCTCTTCGCCCTCACGGGCAAGCTTTGGCTCCTGCCCTTGGCGGCCATCGTCCCCGTGCTGGAGGTGCTCTCGGTGGTGATCCAGGTCCTCTACTTTCGCAAGACGGGAAGGCGGCTTCTGCGCATGAGCCCCCTGCACCACCACCTGGAGCTATCCGGCTGGGAGGAGGCCAAGATCGTCTTCCGCTTCGCCATCCTCACCGCCTTGGCCACCGCCTTGGCCTTCGTGGGAGGTGGGGCATGA